The following coding sequences are from one Lujinxingia vulgaris window:
- a CDS encoding fumarate reductase/succinate dehydrogenase flavoprotein subunit: MTTLDSRVPEGPLAEKWSKRLHDMKLVAPNNKRKQKIIVVGTGLAGASAAASLGELGYHVDAFCITDSPRRAHSIAAQGGINAAKNYPNDGDSVWRLFYDTIKGGDFRSREANVHRLAEVSTAIIDQAVAQGVPFAREYGGELANRSFGGAQVSRTFYARGQTGQQLLLGAYQALMRQVDNKTVTMYPRREMLDLVVVDGKARGIITRNLVTGELERHQADAVVLCTGGYGRVYFLSTNAFNSNGTAAWRCYKRGAHFANPCYVQIHPTCIPQSGDYQSKLTLMSESLRNDGRVWVPKDKADVKKPAHEIPEEKRDYYLERKYPSFGNLVPRDVASRNAKYVCDEGRGVGATGRAVYLDFRDAIKNQGRDTIADKYGNLFHMYEKITGENPYEVPMRIYPAVHYTMGGLWVDYELMSTIPGLFVAGEANFSDHGANRLGASALMQGLADGYFVVPFSVGNYLAQNKVEAISTDHADFKRTEDEVTAHLQKMLDVGAKGNRTVIEIYRDLGEIMYDQVGMSRTPEGLKEAITKIKKLQNDFWTDVKIPGGGDEFNKMLEVAGRLADFLELAELMARDALHRDESCGGHFREDHQTPEGEARRDDENFCYVAAWAFKEAGEPELIKEPLEFENVELSTRSYK; encoded by the coding sequence ATGACGACGTTAGACTCACGCGTTCCCGAAGGGCCCCTGGCCGAGAAGTGGAGCAAGCGGCTGCACGACATGAAACTCGTGGCGCCGAACAACAAGCGCAAGCAGAAGATCATCGTCGTCGGGACCGGCCTGGCCGGTGCCTCGGCCGCCGCCTCCCTTGGCGAGCTCGGCTACCATGTCGACGCGTTCTGCATCACGGACTCGCCGCGCCGCGCGCACTCGATTGCGGCGCAGGGTGGCATCAACGCCGCCAAGAACTACCCGAACGACGGCGACAGCGTCTGGCGCCTCTTTTACGACACGATCAAAGGTGGTGACTTCCGCAGCCGCGAGGCCAACGTGCATCGCCTGGCGGAGGTCAGCACGGCGATCATCGACCAGGCCGTGGCTCAGGGCGTGCCCTTTGCGCGTGAGTACGGCGGAGAGCTGGCCAACCGCTCCTTCGGTGGCGCGCAGGTCTCGCGTACTTTTTATGCGCGTGGTCAGACCGGCCAGCAGCTCCTGCTGGGCGCCTACCAGGCGCTGATGCGTCAGGTCGACAATAAGACCGTGACGATGTACCCGCGCCGCGAGATGCTCGACCTTGTTGTGGTCGACGGCAAGGCGCGCGGCATCATTACCCGTAACCTCGTGACCGGTGAGCTTGAGCGTCACCAGGCCGACGCTGTGGTGCTCTGCACCGGCGGATACGGGCGGGTCTACTTCCTGTCGACCAACGCGTTCAACTCCAACGGCACCGCCGCCTGGCGTTGCTACAAGCGCGGCGCGCACTTTGCGAACCCCTGCTACGTGCAGATTCACCCGACCTGCATCCCGCAGTCCGGCGACTACCAGTCGAAGCTCACGCTGATGAGTGAGAGTCTTCGTAACGACGGTCGCGTCTGGGTTCCCAAAGACAAGGCCGACGTTAAGAAGCCGGCCCACGAGATCCCCGAAGAAAAGCGCGACTACTACCTGGAGCGCAAGTACCCGAGCTTCGGCAACCTGGTGCCGCGCGACGTGGCGTCGCGTAACGCCAAGTACGTCTGCGATGAGGGACGGGGTGTGGGCGCCACCGGGCGCGCGGTCTATCTGGACTTCCGCGATGCCATCAAGAACCAGGGCCGCGACACCATCGCCGATAAGTACGGCAACCTCTTCCATATGTACGAGAAGATCACTGGCGAGAACCCCTACGAGGTGCCGATGCGCATCTACCCGGCGGTGCACTACACCATGGGTGGATTGTGGGTCGACTACGAGCTGATGAGCACCATTCCGGGGCTCTTCGTGGCCGGGGAGGCGAACTTCTCCGACCACGGCGCCAACCGCCTGGGCGCCAGCGCGCTGATGCAGGGCCTGGCCGACGGCTACTTCGTGGTGCCCTTCTCGGTGGGTAACTACCTGGCGCAGAATAAGGTCGAGGCGATCAGCACCGACCACGCTGACTTCAAGCGCACCGAAGATGAAGTCACCGCTCACCTGCAGAAAATGCTCGACGTGGGCGCCAAAGGTAATCGCACGGTTATCGAGATCTACCGTGACCTTGGCGAGATCATGTACGACCAGGTCGGCATGAGCCGCACCCCCGAGGGGCTTAAAGAGGCCATCACCAAGATCAAGAAGCTGCAGAACGACTTCTGGACCGACGTGAAGATCCCGGGCGGCGGCGATGAGTTCAACAAGATGCTCGAGGTCGCCGGTCGTCTGGCCGACTTCCTGGAGCTGGCCGAGCTGATGGCTCGCGATGCGCTTCACCGCGATGAGTCCTGCGGCGGGCACTTCCGCGAAGATCACCAGACCCCCGAAGGCGAAGCCCGTCGTGACGACGAGAACTTCTGCTATGTGGCGGCGTGGGCGTTCAAAGAAGCCGGTGAGCCCGAGCTGATCAAAGAGCCCCTCGAGTTTGAAAACGTTGAGCTGAGCACGCGCAGCTACAAATAA
- a CDS encoding succinate dehydrogenase cytochrome b subunit, protein MIPLKKALNSSIGRKFVMSISGIALVLFVIVHLLGNLTLYVPDGGEAFNIYASKFELLGPFLYVIEMGLLAVIALHIIWGVTTTVRNKRARGSNYDAGVVTKGGPSNLNPASRNMIITGSILGIFLVVHVWHFRIQKLFMDATMIIDGKEHTDLYSLVSASFQNPLWVAFYVIAMLFLGFHLRHGFWSAFQSLGAMKPQWSKGIYALGLAIAVVLAVGFLGIPVYLYIIGG, encoded by the coding sequence ATGATACCATTGAAGAAGGCCCTGAATTCGTCGATCGGGCGCAAGTTCGTCATGTCGATCTCAGGCATCGCGCTTGTGCTCTTTGTGATCGTGCACCTGCTTGGCAACCTGACCCTCTACGTCCCCGATGGCGGCGAGGCGTTTAACATTTACGCCTCGAAGTTCGAGCTGCTCGGGCCCTTTCTCTATGTGATTGAGATGGGGCTTCTGGCCGTGATCGCGCTGCACATCATCTGGGGTGTGACCACGACGGTGCGCAACAAGCGTGCCCGTGGCAGCAACTACGACGCCGGTGTGGTGACCAAGGGCGGGCCGAGTAACCTCAACCCGGCCTCGCGCAACATGATCATCACCGGCTCCATTCTGGGCATCTTCCTGGTGGTGCACGTCTGGCACTTCCGGATTCAGAAGCTCTTTATGGACGCCACGATGATCATCGATGGCAAAGAGCATACCGACCTCTACAGCCTGGTGTCCGCGTCCTTCCAGAACCCGCTGTGGGTGGCTTTCTACGTCATCGCGATGCTTTTTCTGGGCTTCCACCTGCGTCACGGCTTCTGGAGTGCGTTCCAGTCGCTGGGCGCGATGAAGCCGCAGTGGTCCAAGGGCATCTACGCGCTGGGCCTGGCGATCGCGGTGGTGCTTGCGGTGGGGTTCCTGGGGATTCCGGTCTATCTGTACATTATTGGAGGTTGA
- a CDS encoding bifunctional aspartate kinase/diaminopimelate decarboxylase, producing MTTSTSWVVLKFGGTSVSSRERWETILSVVQERLAEAPDRRVMVVCSALSGVTNLLEDVIARAPQAKHHELLEQIEARHTELADTLGVDATSLLEDELLTLERLALGASLVKEVSPRIHAQILALGELMSTRLGAAFVARAIRESAWADARTMLRATEEPNAPLRRRYISAACDAGVDEVLQARLAADAARVVITQGFIAGNDAGETVLLGRGGSDTSAAYLAARLSAERLEIWTDVPGMFSANPRQVPTARLLRRLDYAEAQELATMGAKVLHPRCLAPVREHHIPLHIRCTPSPDQDGTVIAAQATGQGPQVKAVSAKSGVTVISMETLGMWQQVGFLADVFAVFKSHGLSIDMVATSEAEVSVTLDPMANALEPATLERLHADLNGLCRARVVEGCAVVSLVGRQVRSILSQLAPALKVFEEQQIYLMSQSASDLNLSFVVDEAQAERLVGKLHQLLFGEQGPDQVFGASWEELSGRVLPQLPFEDAWWRKRRDELLKIAEGGAAYAYNLDEVAAQADRLRAMGAVDRVFFAIKANPNPEILRTLEARGVGFECVSPGEVEHVRKLFPTLAPGRLLFTPNFAPREEYVLGFEVGAMVTLDNLHPLEAWPEIFEGQEVLVRVDPGQGAGHHRYVRTAGPKSKFGVSADELTRLAELAAAANLKVVGLHAHVGSGVRRAGTWSSTAVFLEQCREFFPDVRWLNLGGGLGVPERAGQQALDLQAVNASLEAFKAAHPELELWLEPGRFLVSEAGVLLARVTQLKTKGAYHYVGVETGMNTLIRPALYGAYHAIVNLTRHAQEPEIEAEIVGPICESGDVLGHARWLPTCAEGDVLLVANCGSYGRAMSSRYNLRKPAREVVLGELKRPSNPGQ from the coding sequence ATGACGACGAGCACCTCGTGGGTGGTCTTGAAGTTTGGCGGCACCAGTGTGTCGAGTCGGGAGCGCTGGGAGACGATCTTAAGCGTGGTCCAGGAGCGTCTGGCCGAGGCGCCGGATCGGCGAGTGATGGTGGTCTGCTCCGCGCTCAGCGGGGTGACGAACCTTCTTGAAGATGTGATCGCGCGCGCCCCGCAGGCAAAACACCACGAGCTACTGGAGCAGATCGAGGCTCGCCACACCGAGTTGGCTGACACGCTGGGGGTCGACGCCACCTCGCTGCTCGAAGACGAGCTCCTCACGCTGGAGCGGCTGGCGCTCGGCGCCTCGTTGGTCAAGGAAGTCAGCCCGCGCATTCACGCGCAGATTCTGGCGTTGGGCGAGCTGATGTCGACGCGGTTGGGCGCGGCCTTTGTGGCGCGTGCGATTCGCGAGAGCGCCTGGGCCGACGCCCGCACGATGCTTCGCGCCACCGAGGAGCCCAACGCCCCGCTTCGCCGCCGTTATATCTCGGCGGCCTGCGACGCCGGGGTCGATGAGGTGCTGCAGGCGCGCCTTGCGGCCGATGCGGCGCGGGTGGTGATCACCCAGGGCTTTATCGCCGGCAATGATGCCGGTGAGACGGTGCTGCTGGGCCGCGGCGGCAGCGACACCTCGGCGGCCTATCTGGCGGCGCGCCTGAGCGCCGAGCGCCTGGAGATCTGGACGGACGTGCCCGGGATGTTTTCGGCCAACCCCCGTCAGGTGCCCACCGCCCGGCTTTTGCGCAGGCTCGATTACGCCGAGGCGCAGGAGCTGGCGACGATGGGCGCCAAAGTGTTGCATCCGCGCTGCCTTGCGCCTGTGCGCGAGCATCACATCCCGCTGCATATCCGCTGCACGCCCTCGCCAGACCAGGATGGCACGGTGATCGCGGCGCAGGCCACCGGCCAGGGCCCGCAGGTCAAGGCGGTGTCGGCTAAGTCCGGGGTCACCGTCATCTCGATGGAGACCCTGGGGATGTGGCAGCAGGTCGGGTTTCTGGCCGATGTCTTTGCGGTCTTTAAGTCGCACGGCCTCTCGATCGACATGGTGGCGACCTCGGAGGCGGAGGTCAGCGTGACGCTCGACCCGATGGCCAACGCTCTGGAGCCGGCCACCCTGGAGCGGCTTCACGCCGACCTCAACGGGCTCTGCCGCGCGCGCGTCGTGGAGGGCTGCGCGGTGGTCAGCCTGGTGGGGCGGCAGGTGCGCTCGATCTTAAGCCAGCTCGCCCCGGCGCTTAAGGTTTTTGAAGAGCAGCAGATCTATCTGATGTCGCAGTCGGCCAGCGACCTCAACTTGAGCTTTGTGGTGGATGAGGCTCAGGCCGAGCGCCTTGTTGGGAAACTTCATCAACTTCTCTTTGGGGAACAGGGCCCCGACCAGGTGTTTGGCGCGAGCTGGGAGGAGCTCAGCGGGCGCGTGCTCCCGCAACTTCCCTTTGAGGATGCCTGGTGGCGCAAGCGTCGCGACGAACTTCTGAAGATCGCCGAAGGTGGCGCGGCCTACGCCTATAACCTCGACGAAGTCGCTGCGCAGGCCGACCGGCTCCGGGCGATGGGGGCGGTCGACCGTGTGTTTTTTGCGATTAAGGCCAACCCCAACCCCGAGATCCTGCGCACGCTGGAGGCGCGCGGGGTGGGCTTTGAGTGCGTTTCTCCGGGGGAGGTTGAGCATGTGCGAAAGCTCTTCCCAACGCTTGCGCCCGGACGCCTGCTCTTTACCCCCAACTTCGCGCCGCGCGAGGAGTATGTGCTGGGTTTTGAGGTCGGCGCGATGGTGACGCTGGACAATCTGCACCCGCTGGAGGCCTGGCCGGAGATCTTTGAGGGGCAGGAGGTGCTGGTGCGCGTGGACCCGGGGCAGGGGGCCGGGCATCACCGCTACGTCCGCACCGCCGGCCCGAAGTCGAAGTTCGGGGTGAGCGCAGATGAGCTCACTCGCCTTGCGGAGCTTGCGGCGGCGGCCAACCTGAAGGTGGTGGGTTTGCATGCCCACGTGGGAAGCGGCGTGCGTCGCGCGGGCACCTGGTCGTCGACGGCGGTGTTTTTAGAGCAATGCCGCGAGTTTTTCCCCGACGTGCGCTGGCTCAACCTCGGCGGCGGGCTCGGAGTGCCGGAGCGCGCCGGGCAGCAGGCGTTGGACTTGCAGGCGGTCAACGCGTCGCTGGAGGCGTTTAAGGCCGCCCACCCCGAGCTGGAGTTGTGGCTGGAGCCGGGGCGTTTTCTGGTCTCGGAGGCCGGCGTGCTGCTCGCGCGCGTCACCCAGCTCAAGACCAAGGGGGCCTACCACTACGTGGGCGTGGAAACGGGCATGAACACCCTGATTCGCCCCGCGCTCTACGGGGCCTACCATGCCATCGTCAACCTCACGCGCCACGCGCAGGAGCCCGAGATCGAGGCCGAGATTGTGGGGCCGATCTGCGAGAGCGGCGATGTGCTGGGGCATGCGCGCTGGCTTCCGACGTGCGCGGAGGGCGATGTGTTGCTCGTGGCCAACTGCGGCTCCTACGGGCGGGCGATGAGCTCGCGTTACAACCTGCGCAAGCCCGCCCGCGAGGTCGTGCTCGGGGAGCTGAAGAGGCCTTCCAACCCCGGGCAGTGA
- a CDS encoding SUMF1/EgtB/PvdO family nonheme iron enzyme, with product MATATVRGTPTSTLLQERWAVLGLVRQDEGVRWQAGHDVERGSPVMIQLHQGAGEAMREVEGQARSFAELIHPGLLDVVGVVPGDEGVSVVMDWPSGARLDELLAARERVPLWVALALMQDLIEALRAMHGAGYRHGRLDASRVLVREQVDGRLGAALSGVWLGPDAPEPAQDYRAVARVFGQMLGVQERGPESDVAGMVLREIQGRVGEDAGAGIAGLVARMLAQDAAHSLINPREILGQIEALRASLDYEMMCAVEAGPFLRGSREDDEAARREEQPMSSVELSAFYIDRAPVSAAQFFRFASETGLKLDEEWYQFNAPRGAGELPVVHVTWREAYEYARWAGKRLPTEAEWEKAARGTDGRTYPWGDAPPNAELALYGENPAPGVPGERSAGRSPYGVEDMAGNVFEWVADWYEGTYYNEAPPRDPGGPRRGTRKVLRGGSFAHPEFALRCATRGRYEPGERRANHSFRCVWSLRDPQPR from the coding sequence GTGGCCACGGCTACGGTGCGCGGCACGCCGACCTCCACGCTGCTTCAGGAGCGCTGGGCGGTGCTGGGGCTGGTTCGCCAGGATGAAGGCGTGCGCTGGCAGGCCGGTCACGACGTGGAGCGGGGGAGCCCGGTGATGATTCAACTTCATCAGGGCGCTGGCGAGGCGATGCGGGAGGTCGAGGGGCAGGCGCGCTCCTTTGCCGAGCTGATCCACCCGGGCCTGTTGGACGTTGTGGGGGTGGTCCCCGGCGATGAGGGCGTCTCGGTGGTGATGGACTGGCCGTCGGGAGCGCGTCTCGACGAGCTGCTCGCCGCGCGGGAACGGGTGCCTCTTTGGGTGGCGCTGGCGCTGATGCAGGATCTGATCGAGGCGCTGCGCGCGATGCACGGGGCGGGCTATCGCCACGGTCGCCTCGATGCCTCGCGGGTGCTTGTGCGCGAGCAGGTTGACGGACGTCTGGGCGCCGCGCTCAGCGGGGTCTGGCTGGGGCCCGATGCGCCGGAGCCGGCGCAGGATTACCGCGCGGTCGCCCGGGTGTTCGGCCAGATGCTCGGCGTTCAAGAGCGGGGGCCCGAATCCGATGTGGCCGGCATGGTCCTCCGTGAGATCCAGGGGCGCGTGGGAGAAGATGCAGGCGCTGGCATCGCCGGGCTGGTGGCCAGGATGTTGGCTCAGGATGCGGCCCACAGCCTGATCAACCCCCGCGAGATTCTGGGGCAAATCGAGGCGCTGCGCGCCTCGCTTGATTACGAGATGATGTGCGCGGTGGAGGCCGGACCCTTTCTGCGCGGGAGCCGCGAGGATGACGAGGCCGCCCGCCGCGAGGAGCAGCCGATGAGCAGCGTGGAACTCTCGGCCTTTTATATCGACCGGGCTCCGGTGAGCGCGGCGCAGTTTTTTCGCTTCGCCTCCGAGACCGGGCTGAAGCTCGATGAGGAGTGGTACCAGTTTAACGCCCCGCGCGGGGCCGGGGAGCTGCCGGTGGTGCACGTGACCTGGCGGGAGGCCTACGAGTACGCGCGCTGGGCCGGAAAGCGCCTTCCCACCGAGGCGGAGTGGGAGAAAGCCGCCCGCGGCACCGATGGGCGCACCTACCCCTGGGGGGATGCGCCTCCCAACGCGGAGCTTGCGCTTTATGGCGAAAATCCGGCGCCCGGCGTCCCCGGTGAGCGCAGCGCGGGGCGCAGCCCCTACGGCGTCGAAGACATGGCCGGCAACGTCTTTGAGTGGGTCGCCGACTGGTACGAGGGCACCTACTACAACGAGGCGCCACCGCGAGATCCGGGCGGCCCGAGGCGCGGCACGCGCAAGGTGCTGCGCGGGGGCTCGTTTGCGCATCCGGAGTTTGCGCTTCGCTGCGCGACCCGCGGGCGCTACGAGCCCGGAGAGCGCCGCGCCAATCACTCCTTTCGCTGCGTGTGGTCGCTGCGCGATCCGCAGCCGCGGTGA
- a CDS encoding Leu/Phe/Val dehydrogenase, giving the protein MDLFEYANSLNFGEVHFKTDAATGLQAIVAIHNLKQGPAIGGCRFIEYPSTAEATRDALRLGRGMTYKAAISNLPHGGGKAVIMRPKNLGAEQRERLFEEFGRFVDSLGGRYITCEDSGTNVNDINVAHRFTDHVLGYDPDAGSSGDPSPVTAYGVRRGIEAAVKFKLGRDSLEGVHIAVQGLGAVGFCLARELHELGATLTVADINPAAVERGVNELGATAVSVDAIHTVDCDIYAPCALGGAINDTTLAGLQCKIVAGAANNQLLENRHGEELHRRGILYAPDYAINAGGLINVAQEYVGYDRERAMAKTSEIYETMLAIFDRAGSEDLPTDVIADRIVEEKIFGKALR; this is encoded by the coding sequence GTGGACCTTTTCGAATACGCCAATTCTCTGAACTTCGGCGAAGTTCATTTCAAAACCGACGCCGCCACCGGCCTGCAGGCCATCGTGGCGATTCATAACCTGAAGCAAGGTCCGGCCATCGGGGGATGCCGCTTCATCGAGTACCCCTCCACCGCCGAGGCCACCCGCGACGCCCTGCGCCTGGGCCGCGGCATGACCTATAAAGCGGCCATCAGCAACCTGCCCCACGGCGGCGGCAAGGCCGTGATCATGCGCCCGAAAAACCTGGGCGCCGAGCAGCGTGAGCGCCTCTTCGAAGAGTTCGGGCGTTTTGTCGACTCGCTCGGCGGTCGCTACATCACCTGCGAAGACAGCGGCACCAACGTCAACGATATCAACGTCGCTCACCGCTTCACCGATCACGTGCTGGGCTACGACCCGGACGCCGGCAGCTCCGGCGACCCCTCCCCGGTGACCGCCTACGGCGTGCGTCGCGGCATCGAGGCGGCGGTGAAGTTCAAGCTGGGTCGCGACTCCCTTGAAGGCGTGCACATCGCCGTGCAGGGACTGGGCGCGGTGGGCTTTTGCCTGGCCCGTGAACTTCACGAGCTCGGCGCCACCCTGACCGTGGCCGACATCAACCCGGCCGCCGTCGAGCGCGGTGTCAACGAGCTGGGCGCCACCGCGGTGAGCGTCGACGCCATCCACACCGTCGACTGCGACATCTACGCCCCCTGCGCCCTGGGAGGTGCCATCAACGACACCACCCTGGCCGGCCTGCAGTGCAAGATCGTCGCCGGGGCCGCCAACAACCAGCTCCTGGAGAACCGCCACGGCGAAGAGCTCCATCGCCGCGGCATCCTCTACGCGCCGGACTACGCCATCAACGCCGGCGGGCTCATCAACGTCGCCCAGGAGTACGTGGGCTACGACCGTGAGCGCGCCATGGCCAAGACTTCTGAGATCTACGAGACGATGCTCGCCATCTTCGACCGCGCCGGCTCCGAGGATCTTCCCACCGACGTGATCGCCGACCGCATCGTCGAAGAAAAGATCTTCGGAAAAGCGCTGCGCTGA